Within Planctomycetia bacterium, the genomic segment CTTGCCGGGCAGCGTGCAAGCCGGGTCGGACTGGTTCGCGTCACTCTCCCCTTGGTGCCAAAGCACGGCACGAAAGCCACGGAGCCCGGGTTGTTTCATCCGGGTCACCAGCATCGCGAATGCGTCTCCCATACTCGACCACCGCCCCGTAGACAGCTTTTCGACCCGACCCAAGAGCGTCGGTGGATTGGGAAACGTCGTTCCTTTCGGCTGCCATTCCCTCACGCTTGTTGCGCCGATCCCGCACGAGATGAAGCCGACGGGAACGTTGAACCTTCGCACGATTTCATCGCCCAGCGGCGGCATGAAGCTGCCTCCCTTGCCGCCGGCCCCCGGCTGCGGGTCGTCCGCGATCTGCCAACGCTCGCCGGTAAACGCGGCGACTCGGCCGGTTTGCGGATTTTGCTTCTCCTCACCGAAGTTGGCCGAGTTGGATTGCCCCGCGACGACGAAGACCTCACCGACGCCGACATGCTCAACCGTCGCTCCCGCGACAACTTGGTCGTTCCGCAGCGCGCGTACTTCCAGTTGATGCCAGCCACCGGCGGGAACTTCCAGCGTACCATCGAAACCTTCCGCGGTAATCTTCGCGTCCATCCTATGCCACGAAGCGGCCTTCCCGTCGACGACGATGCGCGTTTCCAACTTTTCCGGACTCAAGGCAAAGTCCGTCAACTTACCGCGAACGCGAACCGTACCGACGGCCTGCGAAGCCCGTTGAATAACTTGATAATCTAAAGGCTCGATAATACGGATCGTGGCGGCGTGCAACGAAGCCGGCGACGCGAGCAACAAGACAGCGAGGAGCTTGAGCGTGGGGTTCATGACGGGTTCCAGCTTGGGTGATCGCGCGGCGCGTTATCACGAATCAGCCAATATATCACATGTAGTTGCGTGCTGAATTCACGGAACGTGTCCGTGCCGCTTGCGAATCGATCGTCATCGACTTCAAGGTCGTGTAGCGTAGCGATGAAGAGGTTGGTGAACGGCGTGTTGTTCCGAGAGGCCTCCGTGCTTGCCCTCGCTATGGACGAGAATGACGGCAAGTTTGCGATTGTCGTGTGAGTTCGAATTGCCGAGGCAACTACCGTAAACGATTACATGCGATCGAGCAGAACGCCGATGTCGTCGAAAGAAACGGCGCGGTGTCTATGGCGAAGCGGCGTCAGTGGGCTCCGAAGCCTTGTTATCGCGCGCTCCGTCCTATCCCAATGCCGCTATTTCCACGGCCGTCGCGACGATGCTAAATTAGAAGTCCCGCCATTTTCCACCGGTCGTCGCCTCGCCGCCGCCCGCATGCTCGCGCCACCTGCCGGAGTTCCCGCGATGTATCAACTCGTCGGTTCCGCAAATCGTTTCTGCGACGGTCGCTCACGGCGCTCGTTTCTGCAGATCGGCGGTCTCGCGCTCGGCAGCCTTCCGTTCGCCGGCCTCACGCTTCCCGACCACTTGCGCGCCGAAAGCGCGGCGAGCAAAGCCAAGGCGCACAAGGCGATCATCTTGGTCTACCTGTCGGGCGGGCTGGCGCATCAAGACTCGTTCGACTTGAAGCCCGACTCTCCTGCCGAAGTGCGCGGGGAGTTCAAGCCGATCGACACCAACCTGCCGGGCCTGAAGATCTGCGAGCACTTGCCTAAGCTCGCCGGCATGATGGACAAGTTCGCCGTGCTTCGCTCCGTCGTTGGACAGCGCGACGAGCACACGAGCTACCAGAATCTCACCGGCTTCCCGATGAACATCGCGCAGCGCGAGCAGCGGCCCAACCTCGGTTGCGTCGTCGGTCGGTTGCAAGGCTCGGTGAATCGGGTCGTGCCGCCGTACGTCGATCTCTTTCCGACGATGCAGCACAAGCCGTACAACAGCGCCGGCTCCGGCTTCCTCGGTCCGCAATACTCGCCGATCAAAGCCGACGGCGAAGATTTGGCGAGCATGAAGCTCCGCTTCGTCAGTCCCGAGGAGTTTCAAAGTCGGCGCGAACTCCTCTCGGGCCTCGATCGCATCCGCCGCGATGCGGCGGACGTGGAAGCGTCGAAGCTAGACAATGCCTACAAGAACGCGTTCGAAGTACTCACCGGAAGTCGCTTGGTCGAAGCGATGGATATCGAGCGCGAAGATAAGGCCGTGCGCGAACGCTACGGACACGGCTCGTCGAAGCATCAGGGAGACGGCGCTCCGCTTTGGAACGAACAGTTGCTGATGGCCCGACGCTTGGTCGAAGCAGGCGTGCGCGTCGTGACCGTGGGGTTCGGCTTTTGGGATACGCACGGCAATAATTTCACGCACTTGAAGAAGAACCTGCCGCAGTTCGACGTCGCGATTTCGGCGCTGGTGCAAGACCTCCACGATCGGGGTCTCGAAGACGACGTGACGGTGTGCGTGTGGGGTGAGTTCGGACGCACGCCGAAGATCAATAAGCAAGCGGGTCGCGATCACTGGGCTCCGGTGAACGGTTGCCTGTTGGCAGGCGGCGGATTGCGCGTCGGGCAAGTTATCGGCAGCACAGACAAGATCGCTGGCCAAGCCGCAGACCGACCGATCCCCTATCAGGATATTTTGGCCACGCTTTATCACACCGTCGGCATCGATCCGCATCTGATGGTGCGCGACATTTTCGATCGACCGGTCCCGATCTTGCCGTCGACGACACAAGTTATTCGCGAACTCGTGTAGATACGATTCGAGACGCGACGGTCTTTATCGCATTTTGCGAAGTAGATTGGGTTGGGACTCGGCGCCTCCATACCGTTCTGAAAATGGCAAGCGTGTGGTCCTGGCCAAGCGGATCATTCCCGTGGCCGTAGCCTCCGCCACGATCAAACGAATGCGCACCATTCCGGCTCGCGAAGCGACGTAACGCATGCATAATCAAGCGGCCCTGCCTTCCAGCCCTAATACTTTTGAGACCCGCCATGTGGAAGATAACTCGCCGCCTCGTGCTGACTGTTTCGTGCGTCGGATTATTTGCGGTTCCCGTCGAAGCACGCGGCCAGGAAGCCGTTGCTCCACCGAAAGGGGAACGAGTCTATTCGATCGGCCATAGCTTCCATGTGTTCATGCCGAAGATCCTGGACCAGATCGCGAAGTCGGCCGGCATCGCCGACCATAAGCAAGTCGGTTTGTCGAGCATCGGTG encodes:
- a CDS encoding sialate O-acetylesterase is translated as MNPTLKLLAVLLLASPASLHAATIRIIEPLDYQVIQRASQAVGTVRVRGKLTDFALSPEKLETRIVVDGKAASWHRMDAKITAEGFDGTLEVPAGGWHQLEVRALRNDQVVAGATVEHVGVGEVFVVAGQSNSANFGEEKQNPQTGRVAAFTGERWQIADDPQPGAGGKGGSFMPPLGDEIVRRFNVPVGFISCGIGATSVREWQPKGTTFPNPPTLLGRVEKLSTGRWSSMGDAFAMLVTRMKQPGLRGFRAVLWHQGESDANQSDPACTLPGKFYREFLTNLIRESRREIGWEAPWFVAQASYHVPGDEGSDDIRAAQASLWKDGVALEGPDSDAIKGRFRERKGKGVHFSGEGLRVHGVKWAEKVIPWLERECTLKLPAMFSDRMILQREQPVPVWGWSVPGDEITVHFAGQSKTAVTDITGKWIVRLDAMKANTDPQTMNLVSKFGARTTIRDVLIGEVWLCAGQSNMALPGLAILSETLRNVEPVKVLSSVFSRRRFRRPS
- a CDS encoding DUF1501 domain-containing protein, which gives rise to MYQLVGSANRFCDGRSRRSFLQIGGLALGSLPFAGLTLPDHLRAESAASKAKAHKAIILVYLSGGLAHQDSFDLKPDSPAEVRGEFKPIDTNLPGLKICEHLPKLAGMMDKFAVLRSVVGQRDEHTSYQNLTGFPMNIAQREQRPNLGCVVGRLQGSVNRVVPPYVDLFPTMQHKPYNSAGSGFLGPQYSPIKADGEDLASMKLRFVSPEEFQSRRELLSGLDRIRRDAADVEASKLDNAYKNAFEVLTGSRLVEAMDIEREDKAVRERYGHGSSKHQGDGAPLWNEQLLMARRLVEAGVRVVTVGFGFWDTHGNNFTHLKKNLPQFDVAISALVQDLHDRGLEDDVTVCVWGEFGRTPKINKQAGRDHWAPVNGCLLAGGGLRVGQVIGSTDKIAGQAADRPIPYQDILATLYHTVGIDPHLMVRDIFDRPVPILPSTTQVIRELV